The genomic interval TTGTTATTAAATTTACTATAATTAATACTTGATTTAGCTATGATTGAAAGTGATATAATAGGAATATATTAATGGAGAAGTTAGTAATTTTGTTATATACAAAAATAAGTTGAATGATATATTTTCATAAATAATTGAAAAAATATGAACAATTAGTTTGGAGGTGATATTAATGGGGATACCAAATAAAGCAAACATAAATAAATTTACTTATAATGATTATTTGAATTGGCCGGAAAACGAACGATGGGAGATAATAGACGGAGAGGCATATAATATGAGCCCAGCACCATCCAGATTGCACCAGGATATATTAGGAGCCCTTTTTAGTGTATTTTATAATTATTTAAAAAACAAACAATGTAAAGTTTACCCTGCTCCTTTTGATGTAAGACTTAATTTGGAAGGTGAAGAAGATTCGAATTGCAAAAACGTTGTTCAACCTGATATATCAATAATTTGTGATATTAGCAAGCTTGACGAAAGAGGGTGCAAAGGAAGTCCAGATTTGATAATTGAAATAATTTCTCCAGCTACAATTAAAAGAGATTTGAAGGATAAATTTTATCTGTATGAAAAAGCACAGGTTAAAGAATATTGGATTGTATATCCTGAAGAAAAGACAATTATTATTTATAAATTAGAAAATGGAAGATACGGAAGACCTGAAATTTATTCGGAAGAGGATAAAATAAAGGTTGGAATCTTTCAAGAATTGAATATTTGTTTAGGTGAAATATTTAGTTAACCTAAATATATTATTCAACAAAATTTGACATGAAACTTATTTTAAAGTAAAATAAAGTGTTACTCAAAACAGGATACCTGAGGGTATCCTGTTTTTATGAGAAAAACTTTATGGAAATTTATGGAGGTTGTTATGGATAGATTTGTAAGGGAAGATATAAGAAATATAGCGATTATTGCCCACGTTGACCATGGAAAGACGACTTTGGTTGATGGGATGCTAAAGCAGAGCGGAGTTTTTAGGGCTAATGAAAAAGTTGATGAAAGAGTGATGGACTCAAATGATATCGAAAGAGAAAGAGGAATTACGATTCTTTCAAAAAATACAGCTGTTTACTATAAAGAAACAAAAATAAATATAGTCGACACTCCAGGTCATGCGGATTTTGGCGGCGAAGTTGAAAGAGTTTTAAAGATGGTCGACGG from Caloramator mitchellensis carries:
- a CDS encoding Uma2 family endonuclease is translated as MGIPNKANINKFTYNDYLNWPENERWEIIDGEAYNMSPAPSRLHQDILGALFSVFYNYLKNKQCKVYPAPFDVRLNLEGEEDSNCKNVVQPDISIICDISKLDERGCKGSPDLIIEIISPATIKRDLKDKFYLYEKAQVKEYWIVYPEEKTIIIYKLENGRYGRPEIYSEEDKIKVGIFQELNICLGEIFS